A stretch of Bordetella genomosp. 13 DNA encodes these proteins:
- a CDS encoding MdtB/MuxB family multidrug efflux RND transporter permease subunit: MNLSRLFILRPVATTLSMVAILIAGFIAYRMLPVSALPEVDYPTIQVVTLYPGASPDVMTSLVTSPLERQFGQMPGLNQMTSTSSGGASVITLQFSLALALDVAEQQVQAAINAASNLLPGDLPVPPTYNKVNPADAAVLTLAVTSPTMALPQVRDLVDTRMAQRLSQVQGVGLVSVAGGQRPAVRVQVNPQALAAAGLSLSDLRAAVVGANVNQPKGNLDGPQRSITINANDQLQSPTAYNDLIIAYRNNAPLRLSDVGRAVQGAEDVRQAAWVGDRPAILVNVQRQPGANVIDVVDRIQELLPQLRASLPGTLDVTVVADRTQTIRDSVAAVEHEMMLAIALVVMVTFVFLRSLTVTLIPSVVVPLSLIGTFGIMYLAGFSINNLTLMALTIATGFVVDDAIVMIENIARHIEEGETPMAAALKGASQIGFTLISLTFSLIAVLIPLLFMTEVVGRLFREFAVTLAVAILISLVVSLTLTPMMCARLLKPESEHRYGRFHRATAAFFDGVIARYDRMLAVVLRHQPLTLVVALATFALTVLLYLLIPKGFFPQQDSGMIQAITQAPQSVSFKAMAERQESVARIAMQDPAVASVSSFIGVDGSNATLSAGRMQIALKPHAEREDTLAEVVQRLQKSFEEGQANMRVFMQPVQDLTIDDRVARTQYQMTLSNPDLDVLAEWVPRLAERLNRVPELRDVTHDLQDQGLQAWVEIDRDAASRLGITVSAIDEVLYDAYGQRLISTIFTQSNQYRVVLEVEPQFGNGPASVERLHIATADGQLVPLSSVARVIEGRSVLAINRLDQFPMVTLSFNLEQGASLSAAVDAIAAVQQEIGMPASIETRYQGAALAFQNSLSSTLWLILAAIVTMYIVLGVLYESYIHPITILSTLPSAAVGALLALMMSGTDLDMIGIIGIILLIGIVKKNAIMMIDFALDAERKRGLSPREAIHEAALLRFRPILMTTLAALFGALPLMLSTGTGAELRQPLGLVMVGGLLVSQVLTLFTTPVIYLMFDRLGRGRRPAAQRTPAQQP, encoded by the coding sequence ATGAACCTGTCGCGCCTGTTCATCCTGCGTCCGGTGGCCACCACGCTTTCAATGGTGGCCATCCTCATCGCCGGGTTCATCGCCTATCGCATGCTGCCGGTCTCGGCCCTGCCCGAGGTCGACTATCCCACCATCCAGGTGGTCACGCTGTATCCGGGCGCGAGCCCCGACGTGATGACCTCGCTGGTCACCTCTCCGCTCGAGCGCCAGTTCGGGCAGATGCCGGGCCTGAACCAGATGACCTCCACCAGCTCGGGCGGCGCGTCGGTCATCACGCTGCAGTTCAGCCTGGCGCTGGCGCTCGACGTGGCCGAGCAGCAGGTGCAGGCGGCCATCAACGCCGCCTCGAACCTGCTGCCCGGCGATCTGCCTGTGCCGCCCACCTACAACAAGGTCAACCCGGCCGATGCGGCCGTGCTCACGCTGGCCGTCACGTCGCCCACCATGGCGCTGCCGCAGGTGCGCGACCTGGTGGACACGCGCATGGCGCAGCGGCTGTCGCAGGTGCAGGGCGTGGGCCTGGTCAGCGTGGCGGGCGGGCAGCGTCCGGCGGTGCGCGTGCAGGTCAATCCGCAGGCCCTTGCGGCCGCCGGCCTCAGCCTGTCCGACCTGCGGGCGGCGGTGGTGGGGGCCAACGTCAACCAGCCGAAGGGCAACCTGGACGGCCCGCAGCGCTCCATCACCATCAACGCCAACGACCAGCTGCAGTCGCCCACGGCCTACAACGACCTCATCATTGCCTATCGCAACAATGCGCCGCTGCGGCTGTCCGACGTGGGGCGAGCGGTGCAGGGCGCCGAGGACGTGCGCCAGGCCGCGTGGGTGGGCGACCGGCCGGCCATCCTGGTCAACGTGCAGCGCCAGCCCGGCGCCAACGTCATCGACGTGGTCGACCGCATCCAGGAGCTGCTGCCCCAGCTGCGCGCGTCGCTGCCGGGCACGCTGGACGTGACCGTGGTGGCGGACCGCACGCAGACCATCCGCGATTCGGTGGCCGCCGTCGAACACGAGATGATGCTGGCCATCGCGCTGGTGGTGATGGTCACGTTCGTGTTCCTGCGCAGCCTGACGGTGACGCTGATACCGAGCGTGGTGGTGCCGCTGTCGCTGATCGGCACGTTCGGCATCATGTACCTGGCCGGCTTCAGCATCAACAACCTGACGCTGATGGCGCTGACCATCGCCACGGGCTTCGTGGTGGACGACGCCATCGTGATGATCGAGAACATCGCGCGCCACATCGAGGAGGGCGAGACGCCGATGGCCGCCGCGCTGAAGGGCGCCAGCCAGATCGGCTTCACGCTGATCTCGCTGACCTTCTCGCTGATCGCGGTGCTGATCCCGCTGCTGTTCATGACCGAGGTGGTGGGCCGGCTGTTCCGCGAGTTCGCCGTCACGCTGGCGGTGGCCATTCTCATCTCGCTGGTGGTGTCGCTGACGCTCACGCCGATGATGTGCGCTCGCCTGCTCAAGCCCGAATCCGAGCACCGCTACGGCCGCTTCCATCGCGCCACCGCCGCGTTCTTCGATGGCGTCATCGCGCGGTACGACCGCATGCTGGCCGTGGTGCTGCGCCACCAGCCGCTGACGCTGGTCGTGGCGCTGGCCACCTTCGCCCTCACGGTGCTGCTGTACCTGCTGATTCCGAAGGGCTTCTTCCCGCAGCAGGACAGCGGCATGATCCAGGCCATCACGCAGGCGCCGCAGTCGGTGTCGTTCAAGGCCATGGCCGAACGCCAGGAGTCGGTGGCGCGCATCGCCATGCAGGACCCCGCGGTGGCGTCGGTGTCATCCTTCATCGGGGTGGACGGCAGCAACGCCACGCTCAGCGCAGGCCGCATGCAGATCGCGCTCAAGCCGCACGCCGAGCGCGAGGATACCCTGGCGGAAGTCGTGCAGCGGCTGCAGAAGTCGTTCGAGGAAGGCCAGGCGAACATGCGGGTGTTCATGCAGCCGGTGCAGGACCTGACCATCGACGACCGCGTAGCGCGTACGCAGTACCAGATGACCTTGTCGAATCCCGACCTGGACGTGCTTGCCGAATGGGTGCCCCGGCTGGCCGAGCGCCTGAACCGGGTGCCCGAGCTGCGCGACGTGACGCACGACCTGCAGGACCAAGGGCTGCAGGCCTGGGTGGAGATCGACCGCGATGCGGCTTCGCGCCTGGGCATCACGGTGTCGGCGATCGACGAGGTGCTGTACGACGCCTATGGGCAGCGCCTGATCTCCACCATCTTCACGCAGTCGAACCAGTACCGCGTGGTGCTCGAGGTCGAGCCGCAGTTCGGCAACGGTCCCGCCTCGGTGGAGCGGCTGCACATTGCCACGGCCGACGGCCAGCTGGTGCCGTTGTCCAGCGTGGCGCGCGTGATCGAAGGGCGCTCGGTGCTGGCCATCAACCGGCTCGACCAGTTCCCCATGGTGACGCTGTCGTTCAACCTCGAGCAGGGCGCGTCGCTGTCGGCGGCGGTGGACGCCATCGCGGCGGTGCAGCAGGAGATCGGCATGCCGGCCAGCATCGAGACGCGCTACCAGGGCGCGGCGCTGGCGTTCCAGAACTCGCTGTCCAGCACGCTGTGGCTGATTCTTGCGGCCATCGTCACCATGTACATCGTGCTGGGCGTGCTGTATGAAAGCTACATCCACCCCATCACCATCCTGTCGACGCTGCCCTCTGCGGCCGTGGGGGCGCTGCTGGCCCTGATGATGAGCGGCACCGATCTCGACATGATCGGCATCATCGGCATCATCCTGCTGATCGGCATCGTGAAGAAGAACGCCATCATGATGATCGACTTCGCGCTGGATGCCGAGCGCAAGCGCGGCCTGTCGCCGCGCGAGGCCATCCATGAGGCCGCGCTGCTGCGCTTCCGGCCCATCCTGATGACCACGCTGGCCGCGCTGTTCGGCGCGCTGCCGCTGATGCTGTCGACCGGCACCGGCGCCGAGCTGCGGCAGCCGCTGGGCCTGGTGATGGTGGGCGGCCTGCTGGTCAGCCAGGTGCTGACGCTGTTCACCACGCCGGTCATCTACCTGATGTTCGACCGCCTGGGGCGCGGCCGCCGGCCGGCCGCGCAGCGCACGCCGGCGCAGCAGCCATGA